A part of Leptospirales bacterium genomic DNA contains:
- a CDS encoding MGMT family protein: MERKAESKLAAFTERVCRIAAAIPAGRLMSYGMLAACAGNPRGARQVARILHSLSRKRRLPWHRIVNRQGRISLPLDSGGRRQQQLLAREGLLPNASGVFDLQARQWQPDGVPEAAGH; encoded by the coding sequence ATGGAGCGCAAAGCTGAGTCGAAACTGGCGGCATTCACAGAGCGCGTTTGTCGAATCGCCGCTGCAATTCCTGCCGGCCGCTTGATGAGCTATGGGATGCTGGCCGCGTGCGCCGGCAATCCTCGCGGCGCGCGTCAGGTGGCGCGAATTCTGCACAGTCTCTCCCGCAAGCGTCGCCTGCCATGGCACCGTATTGTGAACCGCCAGGGGCGCATTTCCCTGCCGCTCGATTCCGGCGGCCGCCGTCAACAGCAGCTGCTTGCCCGCGAGGGGCTGTTGCCAAACGCCAGCGGCGTGTTTGACCTGCAGGCGCGGCAGTGGCAGCCTGACGGGGTTCCCGAAGCTGCGGGCCATTGA
- a CDS encoding MATE family efflux transporter, with amino-acid sequence MLAARYSRIISVSLPIIGGMLSQNVLNMVDSAMLGRLPADVRVAGLAAVGLAGFANFLAASLILGLSAGVQAIAARRVGEGRLADTAEPLHAGIVVSICFGAPVAVALYALTPSIFPFLHPDPLVSELGSPYLQARLIAMPIMGVNFSFRGFWNGVQKSWVYMATLLTMHASNIFLNYCLIYGNLGAPALGVAGAGIATAVSVYLGTGLYIFLGWKEAQQYGFLHARPSLQTFRSLLRLALPGSMQQLFFSGGLLALFWIIGRVGTAESAAAKIMTDLLLLAYLPGMGLGMAGASLVGEALGKKDHDDAARWGWDVARTGGALLGLIGLPLVLAPDWCVSLFLNDPAVVELARWPLRMAGVCMFIEGVGFALMNSLLGAGDSRRVMMISIGLQWGLFLPLAYALGPSMKLGLLAIWAANVFYRMLLAGAFYLSWRGGRWKHIRL; translated from the coding sequence ATGCTTGCCGCGCGTTACAGTCGTATCATTTCCGTTTCCCTGCCCATCATTGGCGGCATGCTCTCGCAAAACGTTCTGAACATGGTGGACTCGGCTATGCTTGGCCGATTGCCGGCGGACGTACGCGTGGCCGGTCTCGCCGCAGTGGGACTTGCTGGATTTGCTAACTTCCTGGCCGCATCACTGATCCTCGGGCTCAGTGCAGGCGTGCAAGCCATTGCCGCCCGGCGCGTCGGCGAAGGCCGACTTGCAGATACAGCCGAGCCGTTGCACGCTGGAATCGTTGTATCGATATGCTTCGGAGCGCCAGTCGCTGTGGCGCTCTACGCGCTGACACCTTCTATCTTTCCCTTTTTGCACCCCGACCCGCTGGTCTCGGAGTTGGGCTCGCCCTATCTGCAGGCTCGCTTGATTGCCATGCCCATCATGGGCGTCAATTTTTCCTTTCGCGGTTTCTGGAATGGCGTCCAGAAGTCCTGGGTCTATATGGCCACGCTCCTGACAATGCACGCTTCGAACATATTTCTAAATTATTGTTTGATCTATGGTAATTTGGGGGCGCCGGCGCTTGGCGTCGCCGGCGCCGGCATTGCTACCGCGGTCTCCGTCTACCTCGGCACCGGACTCTACATATTCCTTGGCTGGAAAGAGGCCCAGCAGTACGGCTTCCTTCATGCTCGGCCCTCGCTACAAACTTTCCGCAGCCTGCTGCGGCTGGCGCTGCCGGGGAGTATGCAGCAGTTATTCTTTTCCGGCGGCTTGCTGGCGCTCTTCTGGATTATCGGACGCGTTGGCACAGCGGAGAGCGCTGCTGCTAAAATTATGACGGACCTCTTGCTTCTGGCTTACTTGCCGGGCATGGGCCTGGGCATGGCGGGCGCCAGTCTGGTAGGCGAGGCCCTTGGCAAGAAGGATCACGACGATGCTGCGCGCTGGGGCTGGGATGTAGCTCGTACCGGCGGCGCGTTGCTTGGCTTGATTGGACTGCCGCTGGTCCTTGCGCCCGATTGGTGCGTTTCGCTTTTCTTAAATGATCCAGCGGTAGTGGAGCTTGCTCGCTGGCCCTTGCGCATGGCGGGTGTCTGCATGTTCATCGAGGGCGTTGGCTTCGCCCTGATGAACAGCCTGCTGGGCGCAGGCGATAGTCGTCGGGTGATGATGATTTCTATCGGCCTGCAGTGGGGGCTTTTTTTGCCGCTGGCCTATGCGCTTGGGCCAAGCATGAAACTTGGATTGCTGGCGATCTGGGCGGCAAATGTATTTTACCGCATGTTGCTGGCTGGAGCGTTTTACCTGAGCTGGCGCGGCGGACGCTGGAAGCATATCCGCCTTTGA
- a CDS encoding Crp/Fnr family transcriptional regulator has protein sequence MSMLPESLYEKFGIGFEPGQIIFCEYEPGNECYFILDGRVKITKTVGNTQKTLDVLTNGDFFGEMAILEEEPRSASAIAIDHIRALKLNRVNFDSLMNGQPQLAYRLMMIFARRIFDARRRLQILLLDEPQARVSDVFCMLAEKDSQYGHSAQMVFNVTVDDVAAWCGMPPADVQRVISAFVKQAKIELFADRIVVKNLNDFTRIVQARRKALA, from the coding sequence CTGAGTATGCTCCCCGAGTCCCTGTACGAAAAATTTGGCATCGGCTTCGAGCCTGGACAGATCATCTTCTGTGAATATGAGCCGGGGAACGAATGCTATTTTATTCTCGATGGCCGGGTGAAGATCACCAAGACCGTAGGCAATACGCAGAAGACCCTGGATGTGCTTACCAACGGCGACTTTTTTGGCGAGATGGCGATTCTTGAGGAGGAGCCGAGAAGCGCCTCGGCGATCGCCATCGATCATATTCGGGCGCTGAAGCTCAATCGGGTGAATTTCGATTCGCTGATGAACGGACAGCCGCAACTGGCCTATCGATTGATGATGATCTTTGCCCGTCGTATCTTTGATGCCAGACGACGATTGCAGATCTTGTTGCTGGATGAACCGCAGGCGCGAGTCTCCGATGTATTCTGTATGCTTGCGGAAAAAGATTCGCAGTACGGCCATTCGGCGCAGATGGTATTCAATGTCACTGTTGACGATGTTGCGGCTTGGTGCGGCATGCCGCCCGCCGATGTACAGCGCGTGATCAGCGCTTTTGTAAAGCAGGCCAAAATCGAGCTCTTTGCCGATCGCATCGTGGTCAAGAATCTGAATGACTTTACGCGAATAGTTCAGGCGCGGCGCAAGGCTCTTGCCTGA
- a CDS encoding cyclic nucleotide-binding domain-containing protein — MPIARNYNGGSIVYFQGDVGDEVYILQKGRVALIATALDTGEEIKEEVKLGEFFGVKSALTRLGREETAQVMGKTSLIVFKVPEFEQFVMKNTRLIMKMLRVFSRQLREIHRQVRDILKAGAAKNPASELLNVAESFYKNGAIEHCVYAFSRYLEYNPNGRNVKRAQDLLQMARKGMIYPPNMAPPEPEDSDAEPDEVRTRTLESGMRLADQALDDPFAFDGGPAPAAKVERSLHTIYEKAQAAAMDGRHDDALSAYEECLGFSNLRNSDEQDVFAQAHYERGVELLALERHADASAAFSLYLKKFPTGESVKSSIFQLGAVAEAQGNSERARTLFHKVATMPPPDDVSMEARKRIEALH, encoded by the coding sequence ATGCCCATAGCGCGAAATTACAATGGCGGTTCCATTGTCTACTTCCAGGGAGATGTAGGCGATGAGGTCTATATTCTTCAGAAGGGGCGCGTCGCCCTGATTGCAACCGCCCTTGATACCGGCGAAGAGATCAAAGAAGAGGTAAAGCTTGGCGAGTTTTTTGGCGTAAAGTCGGCGCTGACCCGGCTGGGCCGCGAGGAAACGGCGCAGGTCATGGGCAAGACCTCGCTGATTGTCTTCAAAGTCCCCGAATTTGAACAATTTGTAATGAAGAATACGCGCCTGATCATGAAGATGCTGCGCGTATTCTCCCGTCAGCTACGCGAGATCCACCGCCAGGTGCGCGACATACTCAAAGCCGGCGCCGCCAAGAATCCCGCCTCGGAATTGTTGAATGTCGCAGAGAGTTTCTACAAGAACGGCGCCATTGAACACTGCGTTTACGCCTTCTCACGTTATCTGGAATACAACCCCAATGGCCGCAATGTCAAGCGCGCCCAGGACTTGCTGCAGATGGCGCGCAAGGGGATGATCTATCCGCCCAACATGGCGCCGCCCGAACCTGAGGACTCCGACGCCGAACCGGATGAGGTGCGGACGCGAACTCTGGAAAGCGGCATGCGACTGGCCGATCAGGCGCTCGACGATCCCTTTGCCTTTGACGGCGGACCGGCGCCTGCTGCAAAAGTGGAGCGCAGTCTGCATACTATCTATGAAAAGGCGCAAGCCGCTGCCATGGATGGACGCCATGACGACGCCCTTTCCGCTTACGAAGAGTGCCTGGGTTTTTCCAACCTGCGCAACTCCGACGAGCAGGACGTTTTTGCACAGGCGCACTATGAGCGCGGCGTAGAATTGCTGGCGCTGGAACGCCACGCTGATGCCAGTGCGGCCTTTTCGCTCTATCTCAAGAAGTTCCCAACGGGGGAGAGCGTAAAGAGCAGCATATTTCAGCTGGGCGCCGTCGCCGAGGCCCAGGGCAATAGCGAGCGAGCGCGCACTCTTTTCCACAAAGTAGCCACCATGCCGCCGCCCGATGATGTGTCCATGGAAGCGCGCAAGCGAATAGAGGCGCTGCACTGA
- a CDS encoding amidohydrolase family protein, translated as MSRIRWQITNATLVEADSSRRASGLLLSGGKIERELAPAESEDNLLTLNLHGLFVFPGWINGHDSLIASYLPFKGERAPYLNWLAWDTELKSSALFKERMFLEVSDLYRLGAYRNLISGATTVVDHIPEFVRGPFVGKLPVELLADYGISHSICSYDLRWGDGPRREYERAEKLDLAYITHIAEGFDPESRQSLARLDEMGALGERSVLVHGLALSESDLDRIAERKASLVWCPAANLHIYGKTAPVERALQRGINVVLGSDAAMYGSQNLLQDVHAASGYFQSQLGQDLDPAQLLAMVTVNAARAFRLKDRGQLRSGARADLVVLRGKRPQDALASFVTAELDEIYLVIRNGQPVYGEETLEKAFTEHGLTFDRITVRGSRKLIQRGFREAIEKANKTLGRRVNFSFLPAELAQG; from the coding sequence ATGTCCCGCATCCGCTGGCAAATCACCAATGCTACTCTGGTCGAGGCTGACAGCTCCCGCCGCGCCTCGGGGCTGCTGCTTTCTGGCGGCAAGATTGAGCGTGAGCTGGCGCCGGCCGAATCCGAAGACAATCTGCTGACACTGAACCTGCACGGTCTGTTTGTTTTTCCCGGCTGGATCAATGGCCACGACTCGCTGATTGCCAGCTATCTTCCGTTTAAGGGGGAGCGCGCCCCCTACTTGAACTGGCTGGCATGGGACACAGAACTCAAAAGCTCGGCGCTATTCAAAGAACGGATGTTTCTTGAGGTCTCGGACCTCTATCGACTGGGGGCCTACCGCAATCTGATCAGCGGCGCTACCACCGTCGTGGACCATATCCCTGAGTTTGTCCGCGGCCCTTTTGTCGGCAAGCTGCCGGTCGAGCTGCTGGCCGACTATGGCATCTCCCATTCCATCTGTAGCTACGATTTGCGCTGGGGCGACGGGCCGCGCCGCGAGTACGAACGGGCGGAGAAGCTGGACCTTGCCTACATCACGCATATCGCCGAGGGCTTCGATCCGGAAAGTCGACAGTCGCTGGCCCGGCTCGATGAGATGGGCGCCCTGGGCGAACGAAGCGTTCTGGTTCACGGCCTTGCACTCTCGGAGAGCGATCTGGACCGCATAGCTGAGCGCAAGGCCAGCCTGGTCTGGTGTCCGGCAGCCAATTTGCACATCTACGGTAAGACCGCCCCGGTAGAGCGAGCCCTGCAGCGCGGCATCAATGTCGTTCTGGGCAGCGACGCGGCAATGTATGGCAGCCAGAACCTGCTTCAAGATGTTCACGCAGCCAGCGGCTATTTCCAATCGCAACTGGGACAGGACCTGGATCCGGCGCAATTGCTGGCCATGGTCACCGTGAATGCGGCGCGCGCCTTCCGTCTCAAGGACAGGGGGCAACTGCGCAGCGGGGCGCGCGCCGATCTGGTCGTTCTGCGGGGTAAGCGGCCCCAGGACGCCCTGGCTTCATTTGTAACGGCGGAGCTGGATGAAATTTATCTGGTGATCCGCAATGGACAACCGGTTTATGGCGAGGAGACGCTGGAGAAAGCATTCACCGAGCACGGCCTGACCTTTGATCGCATTACGGTGCGCGGCAGCCGCAAGCTGATCCAGCGCGGCTTTCGCGAAGCCATTGAGAAGGCAAACAAGACGCTGGGTCGCAGAGTCAATTTCTCATTCCTGCCGGCGGAACTGGCCCAGGGGTAA
- the rpsT gene encoding 30S ribosomal protein S20: MANIKSSKKDIRRIKRRHALNTSQRSRLRTLDKKIRRLAGEGLLDEARLALREYSGALDRAGRRNLIHPSQASRRKSRMQLFLNRSAAEAAPAAG; this comes from the coding sequence GTGGCAAATATCAAGTCATCCAAGAAAGACATCCGGCGTATCAAGCGCCGTCATGCATTGAACACCAGCCAGCGTTCCCGTTTGCGTACGCTGGATAAGAAAATCCGTCGGCTGGCCGGCGAAGGCCTGCTCGATGAAGCCAGGCTGGCGCTTCGCGAATACAGCGGCGCGCTGGACCGCGCCGGTCGGCGTAACTTAATCCATCCTTCGCAAGCCAGCCGCCGTAAAAGCCGCATGCAGCTGTTTTTGAATCGCAGCGCCGCCGAGGCTGCGCCTGCGGCAGGCTGA
- the hisD gene encoding histidinol dehydrogenase: MLRIYRDSELSIADRQQLMQRASMADQAAVQRVEAIVDGVLQRGAAAVREFAEEFDGGAPETLLLDATQIASGGQQLSAELREAFGQAYQNIKRYHQMQREALRDQEQEIDGARLGFRYQPVESAGIYVPGGRARYPSSVLMGVTPAQLAGVQRIVVITPAASDGAVDPAVLYCASLAGATELLRVGGAHGIAAAAAGVGGRRVRVISGPGNRYVTAAKALLAARGLVRIDMPAGPSEVVVVADRSARPEFVAADLLSQAEHGEDSPAVLLTDSSELAQEVDRAIQRGLEQRPQRRAMKERSIREHSFAVVFASIDRALEFANEYAAEHLELCTSDPEGDLQRVHNAGSIFVGHYAPVALGDYYSGTNHVLPTGGAAHAYSGLGVEFYMKRLSYQIPTKESLRRALDPILKMSAHEGFDQEHGNSVAVRFR, encoded by the coding sequence ATGTTGCGCATCTATCGCGATTCCGAGCTCAGCATCGCCGACCGCCAGCAGTTGATGCAGCGAGCATCCATGGCGGATCAGGCTGCTGTCCAGCGCGTCGAAGCCATTGTTGATGGCGTGCTGCAACGCGGCGCAGCTGCGGTACGCGAATTTGCTGAGGAATTTGATGGCGGGGCGCCTGAAACGCTGCTGCTCGATGCCACGCAAATTGCCAGCGGCGGCCAGCAACTCTCAGCGGAACTGCGCGAGGCTTTTGGACAGGCCTACCAGAACATCAAGCGCTATCACCAAATGCAGCGCGAAGCGCTGCGCGATCAGGAGCAGGAAATTGACGGCGCCCGTCTGGGATTCCGTTACCAGCCAGTGGAGAGCGCCGGGATCTACGTTCCTGGCGGTCGCGCCCGTTATCCATCCTCGGTGCTGATGGGCGTTACGCCGGCGCAATTGGCGGGAGTACAGCGTATTGTCGTAATCACGCCGGCGGCGTCGGACGGCGCCGTGGATCCGGCGGTGCTCTACTGCGCCAGCCTGGCCGGCGCCACAGAACTTCTGCGCGTCGGCGGAGCGCATGGCATTGCCGCAGCGGCGGCCGGCGTTGGCGGGCGTCGCGTCCGCGTCATTTCCGGACCAGGCAATCGTTACGTGACGGCGGCCAAGGCGCTGCTGGCAGCGCGCGGATTGGTGCGCATCGACATGCCGGCCGGACCCAGCGAGGTCGTCGTAGTTGCCGATCGCAGCGCTCGTCCTGAATTTGTGGCCGCAGATCTGCTCAGTCAGGCGGAACACGGCGAAGATAGCCCGGCCGTGTTGCTGACCGACTCCAGCGAACTGGCGCAGGAAGTGGACCGCGCCATTCAGCGCGGCCTGGAGCAGCGCCCCCAGCGGCGCGCGATGAAGGAGCGATCCATCCGCGAACATTCCTTTGCCGTCGTTTTTGCTTCGATCGATCGGGCGCTGGAATTTGCTAACGAGTATGCGGCCGAGCATCTTGAGCTCTGCACCAGCGATCCGGAAGGCGATTTGCAACGGGTGCACAATGCCGGCAGCATTTTTGTGGGACACTACGCGCCAGTGGCGCTTGGCGATTATTACAGCGGCACAAACCATGTGTTGCCAACTGGCGGCGCAGCTCACGCTTATTCCGGACTTGGCGTGGAGTTCTACATGAAGCGCCTCAGCTACCAGATCCCTACAAAGGAAAGCTTGCGGCGGGCTCTGGATCCGATTCTCAAGATGAGCGCTCACGAAGGCTTCGATCAAGAGCACGGCAACAGCGTTGCTGTTCGCTTTCGCTGA
- a CDS encoding DUF72 domain-containing protein translates to MDYGRLASLEGVDFRFPADDPANAGRVAQAVAGRDAAPARPAQLFCGPPIWNHVGFAGKVYPTGSRRSEFLRHFSEAFNSIELNPTYYGVDVLKLQSWARQVRPGFVFAPKFPRQATHDAMLEGVERETEAFYAAVRQLGAALGPLFAVLHPRFEPQHLPRLQRLLASLPDDLEAAIEFRHPKWFSDAGAWREAIALLRQTRAMTVITDSAGRRDAVHQSLSTTAVFIRFLANNLHPTDALRVERWIIRLSEWIEIGLKRIYFYVHQPSEPLAVELIEQLIRGLGQRFGPQRLQLPKLPPRYDEGEQRLLF, encoded by the coding sequence ATGGACTACGGTCGCCTTGCGTCACTGGAGGGCGTTGACTTTCGCTTCCCGGCGGACGACCCCGCTAACGCCGGCCGCGTGGCCCAGGCAGTCGCCGGCCGCGACGCCGCGCCCGCTCGGCCCGCGCAACTCTTCTGCGGTCCGCCCATCTGGAACCACGTCGGATTTGCAGGAAAGGTCTATCCGACAGGGTCCAGGCGCAGCGAGTTCCTGCGGCATTTCTCCGAGGCCTTCAATTCTATTGAGTTGAATCCGACCTACTACGGCGTAGATGTCCTCAAGCTGCAGTCCTGGGCCAGGCAGGTTCGCCCGGGCTTTGTGTTTGCGCCCAAGTTCCCGCGCCAGGCTACCCACGATGCAATGCTGGAGGGCGTGGAACGAGAGACTGAAGCATTCTATGCCGCCGTTCGCCAACTGGGCGCCGCGCTGGGGCCGCTGTTTGCCGTGCTCCATCCGCGCTTTGAACCGCAGCATTTGCCGCGCCTGCAGCGCCTGCTGGCGAGCCTGCCCGACGATCTGGAAGCGGCCATCGAGTTTCGGCATCCAAAGTGGTTCAGCGATGCGGGGGCGTGGCGCGAGGCCATTGCCTTGCTCCGACAGACGCGCGCCATGACGGTGATTACCGATTCAGCCGGTCGGCGCGATGCTGTGCATCAAAGCTTGAGCACGACAGCGGTATTCATCCGCTTTCTGGCCAACAACCTGCACCCTACAGATGCCTTGCGAGTGGAGCGCTGGATCATCAGGCTATCCGAATGGATTGAGATTGGATTGAAGCGAATCTACTTCTACGTCCACCAACCAAGCGAACCCCTGGCGGTGGAACTGATCGAGCAATTGATTCGCGGATTGGGCCAGCGTTTTGGTCCGCAGCGGCTGCAACTGCCGAAGCTGCCGCCGCGCTATGATGAGGGCGAACAAAGGCTGCTGTTCTAA
- a CDS encoding C40 family peptidase, which produces MSLRYFACISVALILGGAVTGAPQGDELPGADMPEPPVDARALLDFAQRDSTQPEVAPQPDQLFSDEQRGELIASYARRYIGIAYRTGGSAPESGFDCSGLSGYVYKLFGYDLPRSAKDQFDDTTLRLTQTPATGDLIFFRINRRTVSHVGLYIGGGLFVHAPRPGRQVEFADLNANYWQERFAGARTFRTQPD; this is translated from the coding sequence ATGAGCCTTCGATATTTTGCCTGCATCAGCGTGGCATTGATATTGGGCGGCGCCGTGACCGGCGCACCGCAGGGCGATGAATTGCCGGGGGCGGATATGCCGGAGCCGCCCGTCGATGCCCGCGCCTTGCTCGATTTCGCCCAGCGTGATTCAACTCAGCCAGAAGTTGCGCCGCAGCCGGATCAGCTATTCAGCGATGAACAGCGCGGCGAGCTGATCGCCTCCTATGCGCGACGCTACATTGGAATTGCTTATCGCACCGGCGGCAGCGCGCCGGAAAGCGGCTTTGATTGCTCCGGACTTTCCGGCTACGTCTACAAGCTATTTGGCTACGACCTGCCGCGCAGCGCAAAGGATCAATTCGATGATACGACGCTGCGACTGACACAGACGCCCGCCACTGGCGACCTGATTTTCTTTCGAATCAACCGTCGAACGGTAAGCCATGTCGGTCTGTACATTGGCGGCGGCCTGTTTGTCCACGCCCCGCGACCCGGGCGGCAGGTAGAATTCGCCGATTTGAACGCAAACTACTGGCAGGAGCGATTTGCTGGCGCGCGCACTTTCCGTACGCAGCCCGATTAG
- a CDS encoding class I SAM-dependent methyltransferase encodes MSQREFHPGDEQRLPLSDAPQFSVGQSTATIYYENARSVDYGPDYFLEEYRTQYGRSYMEDEAHLRRLAQRRLRLLGRAALRRRLASAPRLLEIGCAAGFFLDEARRIGFETEGVEISTYASSYARQKLQLSVQNAGLLELPAPTKRYDVIAAFYVLEHFPQQRQLFQWLSTALKPGGALLFALPSSFGPLFCTQRAQWADTHPVDHFADYSPSSLQRTLNVYGMTLGALRPASYHPLRARDWRGALFFRPFYRMYADARAFGDTMEGSALRLP; translated from the coding sequence ATGAGCCAGCGAGAGTTTCATCCCGGCGACGAACAACGCCTGCCGCTATCTGATGCGCCGCAGTTCAGCGTCGGTCAGTCGACTGCAACCATTTACTATGAAAACGCTCGCAGCGTGGACTACGGCCCGGACTACTTTCTTGAAGAGTACCGCACTCAGTACGGCCGCAGCTACATGGAAGACGAAGCACATCTTCGCCGCCTGGCGCAGCGACGACTTCGACTGCTTGGTCGTGCAGCGCTGCGCCGTCGCCTTGCGTCCGCGCCGCGCCTGCTGGAGATCGGTTGCGCCGCTGGATTTTTTCTCGATGAAGCTCGACGCATCGGATTTGAAACCGAGGGAGTAGAAATTTCGACCTACGCATCCAGCTATGCTCGCCAGAAGCTGCAGCTATCAGTACAAAACGCAGGACTGCTGGAACTGCCGGCGCCGACCAAGCGCTATGATGTGATTGCCGCTTTTTACGTTCTGGAGCATTTTCCACAGCAACGGCAGTTGTTTCAATGGCTATCGACGGCTCTGAAGCCGGGCGGCGCGCTGCTCTTTGCACTTCCTTCTTCCTTCGGTCCGCTGTTCTGTACGCAGCGCGCACAGTGGGCGGACACGCATCCCGTCGATCACTTTGCTGACTATTCCCCGAGCTCTCTGCAACGCACCCTGAACGTTTACGGGATGACGCTGGGCGCCCTACGGCCGGCTAGCTATCATCCGCTACGCGCTCGCGATTGGCGCGGCGCGCTCTTCTTTCGTCCCTTCTACAGAATGTATGCAGACGCACGGGCCTTTGGCGATACGATGGAAGGCAGCGCCCTTCGACTTCCCTGA
- a CDS encoding J domain-containing protein produces the protein MAVHSAPAAASAELLSELELRELPDLAGLKRQFKRLIKLYHPDANPGRVEWATQKSRRVIRAARNLEALLQQTAAPSAPPEASESPRPARSVSFQTIQDGVHGLAIPVSAIVRVHSRLEAGLRLAPPLPCASLQGEIYPLSSLMGELPASEIGFVLFARAQRGKLAIPLHRRVRFESILQMDEASLRRNNPAPWREGLWLRRGDEWRLCPAEFTSAVVAEFSA, from the coding sequence ATGGCCGTACATTCTGCGCCGGCAGCTGCCTCCGCCGAGCTGCTCAGCGAGCTTGAACTTCGCGAGCTGCCCGACCTCGCCGGATTAAAACGGCAATTCAAACGTTTGATCAAACTCTACCATCCCGATGCCAATCCGGGGCGGGTGGAGTGGGCCACACAGAAGAGCCGGCGCGTCATTCGAGCTGCACGCAATCTCGAGGCGCTCTTGCAGCAAACGGCCGCGCCATCGGCGCCGCCAGAGGCCTCCGAGAGTCCGCGTCCGGCGCGCAGCGTCTCCTTCCAGACGATTCAGGATGGGGTGCACGGACTGGCCATACCGGTATCTGCCATCGTCCGCGTCCACAGTCGATTGGAAGCAGGACTGCGTCTGGCGCCGCCCTTGCCCTGCGCCTCTCTGCAAGGCGAGATCTATCCGCTCAGCTCTTTGATGGGCGAACTGCCGGCTTCGGAGATCGGTTTTGTACTTTTTGCTCGGGCGCAACGCGGAAAGCTGGCCATTCCTTTGCATCGTCGCGTACGCTTTGAGTCGATTCTGCAGATGGATGAAGCGAGCCTGCGGCGCAACAATCCGGCGCCCTGGCGCGAGGGCCTCTGGCTGCGTCGCGGCGACGAGTGGCGGCTGTGCCCGGCGGAATTCACGAGCGCCGTTGTGGCCGAATTCTCGGCATGA
- a CDS encoding STAS domain-containing protein, producing the protein MDATWEQTRGVWVLKLSGRLDISRSDTLETAVRNRLKENMQPLVINLARVTYISSSGVGALLGIYRFMGEHRKQLVLCEISPAVQKLLDVVELGQLFKSALREPEAIQLALQD; encoded by the coding sequence ATGGACGCCACCTGGGAACAAACGCGCGGAGTATGGGTGCTGAAACTCAGCGGCCGTCTTGACATATCGCGCAGCGATACGCTGGAGACCGCGGTGCGCAATCGGCTGAAAGAAAATATGCAGCCGCTGGTGATCAATCTGGCGCGCGTCACCTATATTTCAAGTTCCGGCGTTGGCGCTTTGCTGGGCATCTATCGCTTCATGGGCGAGCATCGCAAGCAACTGGTGCTCTGCGAGATTTCGCCGGCAGTGCAAAAACTGCTCGATGTAGTCGAGCTCGGTCAGCTTTTCAAGAGCGCGCTGCGCGAACCGGAAGCCATCCAGCTGGCGCTTCAGGATTAG